A part of Miscanthus floridulus cultivar M001 chromosome 6, ASM1932011v1, whole genome shotgun sequence genomic DNA contains:
- the LOC136459394 gene encoding WUSCHEL-related homeobox 5-like, producing the protein MEIPQQQASAAANAAQDEGGSPPLSPASSAAAALANARWNPTKEQVAVLEGLYEHGLRTPSAEQIQQITGRLREHGAIEGKNVFYWFQNHKARQRQHQKQDSFAYFTRLLRRPPPLPVLSMPPAPPYNIGRVPSSAPAPAPPAIAMPPPPPPPSPAACNNNNGVARVMYRNAFYMPAPQAPPANAAYYYPPQQQQVTVMYQYQDKMMTAAAAQQQHQYPAAMFQQAAAAPHIPSANGGAGPAERVGPRRETLELFPLQPTFVLRRNKGGAAAAGGSASALMSASTATASASVSEESEGLESANCNGEEAPALPFYDFFGLQSGGR; encoded by the exons ATGGAGATTCCGCAGCAGcaagcctccgccgccgccaacgCCGCCCAGGACGAGGGCGGGTCGCCGCCGCTGTCCCCGGCGTCCTCCGCGGCGGCCGCGCTGGCGAACGCGCGGTGGAACCCGACCAAGGAGCAGGTGGCGGTGCTGGAGGGGCTGTACGAGCACGGCCTGCGCACCCCGAGCGCGGAGCAGATACAGCAGATCACGGGCAGGCTGCGGGAGCACGGCGCCATCGAGGGCAAGAACGTCTTCTACTGGTTCCAGAACCACAAGGCCCGCCAGCGCCAGCACCAGAAGCAGGACAGCTTCGCCTACTTCACCAGGCTCCTCCGCCGTCCCCCGCCGCTGCCCGTGCTCTCCatgccgcccgcgccgccgtacAATATAGGCCGCGTCCCGTCGtctgcgccggcgccggcgccgcccgcgatcgcgatgccgccgccgccgcctcctccgtcGCCGGCTGCATGCAACAACAACAACGGCGTCGCGCGTG TGATGTACAGGAATGCATTCTACATGCCTGCGCCGCAGGCGCCCCCTGCAAATGCTGCCTACTACTacccgccgcagcagcagcaggtgacAGTCATGTACCAGTACCAGGACAAGATGATGACCGCGGCCGcggcgcagcagcagcaccagtacCCGGCCGCCATGTTCCAGCAGGCCGCCGCAGCACCGCACATCCCGTCTGCCAACGGCGGCGCCGGGCCAGCGGAACGCGTCGGCCCCCGCCGCGAGACGCTCGAGCTGTTCCCGCTCCAGCCCACCTTCGTGCTGCGGCGCAACAAGGGGGGCGCTGCCGCCGCTGGCGGCAGCGCCTCCGCCCTGATGTCGGCGTCGACGGCGACGGCGTCCGCTTCCGTCTCCGAGGAGTCGGAGGGCCTGGAGAGCGCCAACTGCAACGGCGAGGAGGCGCCCGCGCTGCCGTTCTATGACTTCTTCGGTCTCCAGTCCGGAGGCCGCTGA